The nucleotide sequence TCCCGACCGCGTCGCTGGTGGAGGAGCGATGGGGTGATGTCGCAAACGGCTTCGCCGCGCACGACCTAAGGCCTTCCGTTCTCCCTTGCAACTTGCAGCTTGCAACTTGCCACTTGTCACTACCCCGCAAACATTCGGGCAACCATGACACAAGCGAACTTCGACCCCACCTCCCTCGCCGCCCCCGGCATCGCCGGCCTTACGCCCTATCAGCCCGGCAAGCCGGAAGGGGAGCTGGCCCGGGAGTACGGGGTGAGCGACATCGTCAAGCTCGCCTCCAACGAGAATCCCCTGGGGCCGAGCCCACGGGCGCTGGCGGCGGCGCAGGAGGCGGTGGCCGGGGCGCACCGATACCCGGACGGCGGTGCCTGGGCGCTGCGTCAGCATCTCGCTGCGGTGCATGACGTCGCGCCGGAGTGCCTGATCTTCGGCAACGGCTCCAACGATGTGCTGGACCTGGTGGCGCGCGCCTTCCTGGCGCCGGGGCGCTCGGCGGTGTTCGCCGAGCACGCCTTTGCCGTCTATCCCATCGCCACCCGCAGCGCCGGCGCCGAGGCGGTGGTGGTGCCGGCCAACCCGGCCGACCATCCCCAGCCCTTCGGCCATGACCTCGCCGCCATGGCCGAGGCGGCGCGGCGCCCCGGCGTCGCGGTGATGTTCGTGGCCAATCCCAACAACCCCACCGGCACCTGGGTGGACGGTGACGCGGTGGCGGCGCTGCTGGCGGCGGTGCCGCGCGAGGTCATCGTCGTGCTGGACGAGGCCTATGTGGAGTACGCCCTGGACGTACCCGGCTACGTTGACGGGCGCCGCTGGCTCGAGCGCCATCCCAACCTCGTGCTCACCCGCAGCTTCTCCAAGGCCTACGGTCTGGCCGGCCTGCGGGTCGGCTATGGCATCGCCCACCCGGCGGTGGCGGACCTCATGAACCGCGTGCGGCACCCCTTCAACGTCAATGCGGCGGCCCAGGCCGCGGCGCTGGCGGCGCTGGAGGACGAGGCGCATATCGCCCGCTCGGTGGCGGAGAACGCCGCCGAGCGGGGCCGTCTGACCACCGGCCTCGAGAGCCTCGGGCTGCGGGTTCTGCCCTCGGCGGGCAACTTCGTCTGCGCCCGGGTCGGGGACGCGGCGGCGGTCAACGAGGCGCTGCTGCGCGCCGGGGTGATCGTGCGTCCGGTGGCGGGCTATGGGCTGCCCGAGTGGCTGCGCATCACCGTCGGGCGCCCAGGGGAGAACGACCGGCTGCTGGCGGCCCTTGCGGACTGTCGGCGTGGCGGCCTGCTCGGAGGATGCTGAGCGGCGTGGTCATCGAGCGTCTGTGCATCGCCGGCGTCGGCCTCATCGGCGGATCGCTGGCGCTCGCCCTGCGGGCCGCGGGCGCCGTGGGCGAGGTGGTGGGCACCGGGCGCCGGTCCGAGCCCCTCGAGCGGGCGCTGGCCCTGGGCGTGCTGGACCGCTACGAGCTGGAGCCGGCGCGGGCGGCGGAGGGTGCCGACGTGGTCCTGCTCGGCGTGCCGCTTGGCGCCATGCGCCCGGTGCTTGCCGCGCTCCGCCCGGGGCTTGGCGAGGGCACCGTGATCACCGACGTCGGCAGTGCCAAGGGCTGCGTGGTGGCGGACGCCGAGGCCGTGTTCGGGGCGCTGCCGGCGCGCTTCGTGCCGGCGCATCCGATTGCGGGTACCGAGAAGAGCGGTGTGGAGGCGGCCTTCCCCACGCTGTTCCGCGGGCGCCGGGTGATTCTGACACCGGATCGGCACACTGACGGCGAGGCCCTCGCCACCGTCCGCGGGCTCTGGAGTGCTGCCGGGGCGGAGGTGGTGGAGATGGGCGTGACCGCCCACGACCGCATGCTGGCGGGCACGTCGCATCTGCCGCACCTGCTCGCCTTCGGTCTGGTGGACATGCTGGCGCGCTCGCCGGACCACGACGAGATCTTTCAGTACGCCGCCGGCGGCTTTCGCGACTTCACCCGCATCGCTTCCAGCGATCCGGTGATGTGGCGTGACGTCTGCCTCGGCAATCGTGAGGCGCTGCTGGCGGCACTGGCCGCCTACCGGGAGGACCTGGAGCGGCTCACGGCCATGGTGGCGGCGGCGGACGGTGATGCGCTGGAGGCGGTGTTCCGCAATGCCAAGCGCACCCGGGACCGCCATCTGCACATCTTCGAGAAATGAGGCCCGGGCACGGCCATCGGCCGGCATCGGGCAGGAGGCAGCAATGACGAATGCGGCAGAGAGGGGCCGGCGCTTCCGGGTCCGCCCCGGCGGGCGCCTGTCCGGGGCGCTGAGGGTTCCTGGGGACAAGTCCATCTCCCACCGCGCGGTGATGCTGGGGGCCCTCGCCGAGGGCACCACCGAGATCGGCGGGTTCCTGGAGGGGGCTGACGCGCTCGCAACCCTGGCCGCCTTTCGGGCCCTCGGCGTCGAGGCCGAAGGGCCGCGCCGCGGCCGGCTGCGCATCCGCGGCGTGGGGCTGCACGGCCTGCGCGCGCCTGACGGACCGCTGGATCTCGGCAACTCGGGGACCTCCATGCGCCTGCTGGCGGGGTTGCTGGCGGGCCAGGCATTCGACAGCACGCTGTTGGGCGACGCCTCGCTGATGCGCCGGCCCATGCGCCGGGTGACCGAGCCGCTGGCCGCCATGGGGGCGCGGATCGACACCAGCGCCGAGGGCACCGCGCCGCTACGCATCCACGGCGGCCAGCGGCTGCGCGGCATCGACTATGCGCTGCCGGTGGCGAGCGCACAGGTGAAATCCGCGCTGCTGCTGGCGGGTCTCTACGCCGACGGTGAGACCCGGGTGACCGAGCCCGCACCCACGCGGGACCACACCGAGCGCCTGCTGGCGGGCTTCGGCTATCCGGTGCATCGCGACGGCGCCAGCGTCCGGCTCAGCGGCGGCGGCCGCCTGCAGGGCGGGCCCATCGTGGTGCCGGCAGACATCTCCTCGGCGGCGTTCTTTCTGGTGGGTGCGAGCATCGCGCCGGGCTCGGCGCTGGTGCTGGAGCACGTCGGGCTCAATCCGACACGGACCGGGGTGATCGGAATCCTGCGGCGCATGGGGGCGGACATCGAGATCGAGGACCAGCGCGAAGTGGGCGGCGAGCCGGTGGGACGAATCGCCGTGCGGCATGCGCCGTTGTACGGCATCGAGATTCCTCCGGAGCTGGTGCCGCTTGCCATTGACGAGTTTCCGGCGATCTTCGTCGCCGCCGCCTGCGCCCAGGGCGAGACCCGGCTGGCCGGCGCCGAGGAGCTGCGGGTGAAGGAAAGCGATCGCATTCAGGTCATGGCCGACGGTCTCGCGGCCCTCGGCATTACGGCGGAGCCGCAGCCCGACGGCATCCGGATCCAGGGCGGCAGGCTCGGCGGCGGGCAGGTACGTGCCCACGGCGATCACCGCATCGCCATGGCCTTTGCCATGGCCGGACTGGCGGCCGAGGACGAGATCCTCATCGACGACTGCACGGAGGTGGACACGTCCTTCCCCGGCTTCGTGGACATGGCACGGGATGCCGGGCTCGCCATCACCGTGGAGGCCGGGGCATGACGCCGGCACCGGTGCTGACCCTGGACGGCCCCGGCGGTGCCGGCAAGGGCACCGTGGCGCGGGCGGTGGCCAGGGAGCTCGGCTGGCATCTGCTGGACAGCGGTGCGATCTACCGGCTGCTGGCGCTGGCGGCGGAGCGCGCCGGTGTCGATGTGGACGACGTGCCCGGTCTGCTGCGGGTCGCCCGCGGCATGCGGCTCGAGTTCCGGCCGCGCGCGGATGGCGGCACCGAGGTCCGGCTCGACGGCGAGGAGGTGAGCACGGAGATACGCAGCGAGGCCTGCGGCGAGCGGGCGTCGCGCCTCGCCGTGCTCCCGGCCGTGCGCGAGGCGCTGCTGGCCCGTCAGCGCGACTTTCGCGAGCCCCCCGGACTGGTGGCCGACGGCCGCGACATGGGCACCGTGGTCTTCCCCGATGCCGAGGTGAAGGTTTTCCTCACCGCCTCCGCCGAGGAACGCGCCCGGCGGCGCCATAAGCAGTTGAAGGAGCAGGGTCTCGGTGGTAATCTCACCGACCTTTTACGGGAGATCACGGCGCGGGACGAGCGCGACGCCAACCGTGAGGTGGCGCCGCTGGTGCCGGCCGGGGATGCCGTCACCATCGATACCACCGGCGTGCCGGTGGAAAGCGTGGTGGCGCAGGTCATGAGCCGGGTCCGCGAGCGGCTGGGCCGTTAGCGGGCGCGGAGACTCCGGGAGCGGGCAACGTCACGGCGACGACTGCCCATGTCAGCAGCAACCAAACGGATCGGTGACGGTCCGGGAATCCAGTGAACCCATGAGCGAAAGCTTTGCAGAACTCTTCGAGGAGAGCCTCGCGCAGACCGATATGCGGCCGGGCTCGATCGTCACGGCCCAGGTCGTGGCCATCGACGGCGAGGATGTCATCGTCAACGCCGGCCTCAAGTCGGAAGCCATCATCCCGCTGCGCCAGTTCATGGACGAGCAGGGCAACGTCGAGATCAACGTCGGCGACGATGTCGAGGTGGCCCTCGACGCGGTCGAGGACGGTTCCGGCGAGACCCGCCTGTCGCGGGAGAAGGCCAAGCGGGCGCGCGCGTGGAAGGTCCTCGAGACGGCGTACGACGCCGGCGAGACCGTCACCGGTCAGATCAGCGGCAAG is from Spiribacter halobius and encodes:
- the hisC gene encoding histidinol-phosphate transaminase, producing MTQANFDPTSLAAPGIAGLTPYQPGKPEGELAREYGVSDIVKLASNENPLGPSPRALAAAQEAVAGAHRYPDGGAWALRQHLAAVHDVAPECLIFGNGSNDVLDLVARAFLAPGRSAVFAEHAFAVYPIATRSAGAEAVVVPANPADHPQPFGHDLAAMAEAARRPGVAVMFVANPNNPTGTWVDGDAVAALLAAVPREVIVVLDEAYVEYALDVPGYVDGRRWLERHPNLVLTRSFSKAYGLAGLRVGYGIAHPAVADLMNRVRHPFNVNAAAQAAALAALEDEAHIARSVAENAAERGRLTTGLESLGLRVLPSAGNFVCARVGDAAAVNEALLRAGVIVRPVAGYGLPEWLRITVGRPGENDRLLAALADCRRGGLLGGC
- a CDS encoding prephenate dehydrogenase, which gives rise to MVIERLCIAGVGLIGGSLALALRAAGAVGEVVGTGRRSEPLERALALGVLDRYELEPARAAEGADVVLLGVPLGAMRPVLAALRPGLGEGTVITDVGSAKGCVVADAEAVFGALPARFVPAHPIAGTEKSGVEAAFPTLFRGRRVILTPDRHTDGEALATVRGLWSAAGAEVVEMGVTAHDRMLAGTSHLPHLLAFGLVDMLARSPDHDEIFQYAAGGFRDFTRIASSDPVMWRDVCLGNREALLAALAAYREDLERLTAMVAAADGDALEAVFRNAKRTRDRHLHIFEK
- the aroA gene encoding 3-phosphoshikimate 1-carboxyvinyltransferase — translated: MTNAAERGRRFRVRPGGRLSGALRVPGDKSISHRAVMLGALAEGTTEIGGFLEGADALATLAAFRALGVEAEGPRRGRLRIRGVGLHGLRAPDGPLDLGNSGTSMRLLAGLLAGQAFDSTLLGDASLMRRPMRRVTEPLAAMGARIDTSAEGTAPLRIHGGQRLRGIDYALPVASAQVKSALLLAGLYADGETRVTEPAPTRDHTERLLAGFGYPVHRDGASVRLSGGGRLQGGPIVVPADISSAAFFLVGASIAPGSALVLEHVGLNPTRTGVIGILRRMGADIEIEDQREVGGEPVGRIAVRHAPLYGIEIPPELVPLAIDEFPAIFVAAACAQGETRLAGAEELRVKESDRIQVMADGLAALGITAEPQPDGIRIQGGRLGGGQVRAHGDHRIAMAFAMAGLAAEDEILIDDCTEVDTSFPGFVDMARDAGLAITVEAGA
- the cmk gene encoding (d)CMP kinase, whose product is MTPAPVLTLDGPGGAGKGTVARAVARELGWHLLDSGAIYRLLALAAERAGVDVDDVPGLLRVARGMRLEFRPRADGGTEVRLDGEEVSTEIRSEACGERASRLAVLPAVREALLARQRDFREPPGLVADGRDMGTVVFPDAEVKVFLTASAEERARRRHKQLKEQGLGGNLTDLLREITARDERDANREVAPLVPAGDAVTIDTTGVPVESVVAQVMSRVRERLGR